A region of the Conyzicola lurida genome:
GTGTCGGCGGCGATGGCGACGACCCCTGCCCCGAGCGCGAGCAGGAAGAGGATGCCGGGCACGGCTTCGGCGGGCACTCCCTGCTCCTGGATGGAGATGCTCCCCCGCGTGATCAGCTGCCCGAACGCGCCGACCGTGTCGAAGGTCGGGATGATGCCGACGATCGCGGTCTCGGAGGCGAAGAACAGGGTGAGCAGAACGAGCAGCGCCGCGGCCCCCACCGCGGTGGGCAGCAGGGTGCGGCGGGTGACCGCGCGCACGGCGGCGATGGTCGCGAGCACGATGAGGGCGATGCCTCCCGAGACGAGCCACCAGTAGGTGCCGTCGAGCAGCTGGTGCAGCCCGCCGAGGGCGATCAGCACCGCTCCCGCGATGGCCGCGCTCGTGCGCACACTCCCGGTGCTGTCACGCTGCACCCGGGTGGGCGGGGGCGTGCGCGGGCCGACGCGGGGCGGCGCGACGAGGGTGTCAACCATGACCGCGCTCCGACCTCGCGAAGAGGGAGCGCCCGTAGGACTCGCCGCCCGCACCCTCGTCGTCGAGCGCCGCCGCCCAGACCTCGGCGGCGTCGTCCGTCGAGTGTGCCGCGACGCAGTGCCAGCCCGCGCGGGACAGGGTCTCGAACGCGGCCGAGCCGGGTTCGTCGACGAGGATGGCGACGCCGTGCTCGTTGGGGGCACGTTGGCCGACGATCCAGCGCAGCGTGTCGGCGGTCGGCGCGGAGACGACGGCGAAGATCGGGCCGTGCTGGTCGAGCTCGGCGACCGACGGCGGGGCGTCGTGCCGGCCGACCACGAGCGCGACGCGGGCGAGGCTGGTGAGGAATTCCACGTCGTGCCCGGTGCCACCGCCGGCCTCGAGCGGGGCGACGAGCTGGGCGGGCGCGGTCTCGCGCAGGTGAAGCTGGAACCCGGCGCTGACCAGGTGCACGCCGAGCGAGGCCACCATGCCGAGAGCCCATTCGAAGGCGTCGGATGTCGCATACCCGTCGTCGCGCGTGTCGACGACGAGCCGCGCGGTCGGAAAGCTGCTCTCCTCCTCCTGCCTCACCATGAGGTCGCCGTGCCGGGCCGTGGCGCGCCAGTGCACCCGGCGCAGCGCGTCGCCCCGCCGGTACTCGCGCGTCATCAGGTCGTCGTTGTTGCCGGCCGTGTTGCGGCGGCTCGCCCGCACGGATCCGTCGCCCCCGGCGAGCGAGAACCCGCTGCCCGCGAGCGGCGTGATTCGCGGCGCGACGATGAGCTGTCGTGAGTCGCCGAGCACGGTCTGCCGGGTGGAGAGGCCGAAGGGGTCGGCCCGCTCGACCGCGACCGGGCCGATCTCGACGATCCCCCGACGCGGCGGGTGCAACACGTACTCGAGCCGGGCGGTGCCGCGGGAGGAATAGCGGGCGGAGGGAAGCCCCGCGAGCCGCGCGGGCTCGGTGGCTCCGGGTTCCCACGGCAGCCGGTCGCTCCACTCGGCGGCGGAACTGCGCCCGACGGTGCCGTTCGTCACGTCGATCGTGACGGTGACAGGGCTGCCGACCGAGACGACGTCGACCGAGAACCGCCGCGCGGCCGTCAACCGCGGCGCACGGTAGCGCACGAGCAGCAGGCAGAGCCCGACGAGCGCCGCCAGCAGGCAGGCGACGAAGCGGAACTGCTCGTTACCCAGCGAGTACGCCGCGATCACCAGCACCACGGCGCTGCCGAGGATCGCCCACCCTCTCGCGGTGATCCTCGTAGCCCGCCGACGTGTGCCGCGCCGCGCCATCCGTCAGCCCGCGTGCCCCGCGAGCCCGCCGGCGCCGAGCGGAACCGGGGTCTGCGCCACGATCCGGGCGATGATCTCCGCGACGCTCGCCCGCGCGACCCCGCCGGAACGGTTGGCGGCGATGAGGCGGTGGGCGAGCACGGGGGCGACGATCGCGTTGATGTCGTCGGGCAGCACGAACTCGCGGCCGTCGAGGGCGGCGCGTACCTTGGCGGCACGCACGAGCTGCAGGGTGGCGCGGGGGCTGGCGCCGAGTCGCAGTTCGGGGTCGGTGCGGGTGGCCTGCGAGAGACGCACGACGTACTGCTCGACGGCCTGGCTGACGAACACGTTGCGCGCGGTGTGGATCATGGCGGAGAGCTGCTGGCCGGAGACGACCGGCACGACGTCTTCGAGCGGGCTGCGGGTCTCGCGCGAGCGCAGCATCGCGATCTCGGCTGAGGAGTCGGGGTAGCCCATCGAGATGCGCGCCATAAAGCGGTCGCGCTGCGCCTCGGGCAGGGCGTAGGTGCCCTCCATCTCGATGGGGTTCTGCGTGGCGACGACGGTGAACGGCGAGGCCAGCGCGTAGGTCGTGCCATCGACCGTGACCTGCTTCTCCTCCATGCACTCGAGCAGGGCGGACTGGGTCTTCGGGCTGGCCCGGTTGATCTCGTCGCCGATGACGAGGTTGGCGAACACGGGGCCGGGCTTGAACTCGAACTCCCGGTCGGCCTGGTTGTAGATCGAGACACCGGTGATGTCGGAGGGCAGCAGGTCGGGGGTGAACTGGATGCGCGAGACCGAGCAGTCGAGGCTCTTGGCCAGCGCGCGGGCCAGCATGGTCTTGCCGACCCCGGGAACGTCTTCGATGAGCAGGTGGCCCTCGGCGAGGATGACGGTGAGCGCCATCTCGACGGCCTCGCGCTTGCCGTCGATCACCGTCTCGACGGAACCGATGATCGCGCGGCTCGAGCGGAAGAACTCCTCGATCGAGAGCGTCTCGTGATCGACGTCGGAGGCCGCTTCGTGCCCGGGTTCGAACCTCGCCGCAATGCTGTTCACGCTACGAGTGTGGCAGAACTTCACTACCGGTCGTACTGGGAGTTGACCCCATCTATGAACCTCCGATGAATGCTAGGGTGGGGCCCCGTCAGCCACGGCGACGTATCGTGGACCGGTGAAGATAACCGTGCTTTCCGGCGGCGTCGGCGGCGCCCGTTTCCTCCGCGGTGTGCGTGAGCACGCGCGCGGCATCCCCGAGGCCGAGATCACCGCTGTGGTCAACACCGGCGACGACATGTGGCTCACGAGCCTGCGCATCGCGCCCGACCTCGACTCGATCATGTACACGCTCGCGGGCGAGAACGACGAGGAGCGCGGCTGGGGCCGGGTCGGCGAGACCGAGCGGGTGAGCGGCGAACTGCGCGCGTACGGCATCGGCTGGCCGTGGTTCACCCTCGGCGACCTCGACATCGGCACCCACCTCGCCCGCACCGACCTGCTGCGGTCGGGCATGCCGCTGAGCGCGGTCACCGACCGCATCACCTCGCGCTGGGACCTCGGCGTGCACCTCATCCCCGCAACCGACGACGAGGTGGAGACGCACGTCACGGTCGAGGGCGGCGAGCTGCACTTCCAGGAATGGTGGACGAAGCACCGCGCCACCGTTCCCGCGCTCGGCTTCGTGCAGCACTACGTCGAGAACTCGACCCCCGCGCCCGGCGTGCTCGCGGCGATCGCCGACGCCGACGTGGTGCTGATCGCCCCGTCGAACCCCGTCGTCTCGATCGGCACGATCCTCGGCATCCCCGGCATCCGCGCGGCGGTCGCCGCGACCTCCGCCCGCGTCGTCGGCGTCTCGCCGATCATCGCCGGGGCGGTCGTGCGCGGCATGGCCGACGCCTGCCTGACCGCCATCGGTGTGGAGACCTCCGCCGAGGCGGTCGGCCTGCACTACGGCGCCCGGTCGGCCGGCGGCATCCTCGATGCCTGGCTCATCGACGAGACGGATGCTGCGGCTGTCCCGGCGCTCGAGGCCGCGGGCATCGCGGCCCGCGCCGTACCGCTTTGGATGCGTGACCCCGCGACGAGCGCGCAGCTCGCCGCCGACGCCCTGGCCCTGTAGCCCCGGCGCTCGCCACCGTCGCCCGACAGGACCGATCGGGCCCGACGCCCGCTCGACAGGACGGATCGGCGTGTCGGGCGGGCCGCATCCTGTCGACCGCAGGGGGCGCGCGAACCTAGCCCAGAACCTCGGCCGTGAACCGTCCCACGCGCGGCGCGAGGTCGGCGAGCTGCTGCGGGGTGTCGACGTCGCGGCGCAGGCCGGAATCGGCGTCGACCGCCAGCTCGACGTAGCCCGCGGCGGCGTGCGCTGCCCGTGAGCCGGCGCCGAACGCGGTCGCGTGCACGGCCCCGTCGGCCGCCGCGATGAGCGCCGTGCCGGTGCCGTCGGCGTCGGGCACCATCGAGAGCTCGTGCGCGGTGGCCGCGGCGAGCGCGGCGGCGAGTTCCGCGGGCTGCAGCGCGGGCAGGTCGCCGAGCAGCACGGCCACTCCCCTGCCCGGGGCGCCGAGGTCGGTGGCGACGTCGAGCCCGTCGGCGATCGCGGCGGCGAGCCCCGACGGCTGCTCCTCGATCACGACGAACGCGCCGAGGTCGTCGAACGCCGGCGCCGCTTCCGCGGTCGTCACGACGAGCACCAGGACGACGGATGCCGCGGCGAGCGCAGCCGCGACCGTGTCGAGCGCGAGCGCCTGGGCCAGGGCAGCGCGGTCGGGGTGGCCGTCGCCGAGACGCGACTTCGCCTCCCCGGTTCCCTTCACGGGGATGACGACGATCCACTCGCGCGTGGGTTCCGCGACGTGGGTCTCGCGGACGGGCTTGCCGGTGCGGCGGATACCGGTATCGCGGGGCCGCGACTCGAACTGCTCGACGGCCGCGCGCTCGATCTCCGAGCGGGCGGACTGGCGGGAGGTGGGGAAGTGCGATTCGGTCACTGCGCCTCCTCCGGCGCCGCCGCGAGCCCCGCCGCGTACCCTTCGGCGAACGCCTCCGCGGCACCGAGCCGGAACATGTCGGCTTCCGCGCGACGGATGAGCACGCGGGCGCCGGGCGCATCCGCGTCGAGGAGCCGGCCCAGCCCGCGGACGACCGCGACGGGCAGCCCGCCGCTCTTGCCCTTGACCAGGTCGGCCGCCGCGGCGATCTCGTCGCCGACGGCGGGAAGGGTGACGTCGAGCCGGCGACCGTGCGAGTCGAGGGTGCCGCGCAGGTCGTCGAGCAGGCGCACGCCGCTCGAGCCGATCGTGACGTCGGTCTGCCCCTCGCGCCAGGCGCGGCCGAGCGTGTCGGTGATGACGATGCCGATGCGGATGCCGAAGCGCTCCTGGAGCGCGGCGCGCAGCCGGGCGGCGCTCGCGTCGGGGTCGACCGGCAGCAGGAGCACGGTGCCGTCGGCGGTGTTGCTCGAGTCGACGCCCGCCGCCGCGGCGACCATGCCGAGACGGTTCTCGACGATGCGCGTGACCCCGCCCGGGTGCGCCCGGGTCGCGACGACGCGCACGGTCTCGTCGGTGATCGCCTGCTCGCGGTCGGCGGCCTGCACGATGCGGCCCTCGGCCTTCGAGATGATCTTGCTGGTGACCGCGAGGATGTCGCCGTCGGCGAGCAGCCCGTCGAGGGCGTCGCCGAGGATCTGCGCGAGGTCGCTGGTCGGAGAGATTTCGGGGATGCCCGCCGCGGCGTAGACGGAGAGCATCAGCGCACGAGTTTCGGGAGGACGTCGCGGCCGAACACGTCGATCCACTCGCGCTGGTTGCGTCCGACGTTGTGCAGGTAGATGCGGTCGAAGCCGAGGTCGACGTAGCGCTGGATGTGCGCGCGGTGCACCTCGGGGTCGGAGTCGACGATCATGCGTCCGTCGAAGTCCTCGGGGCGCACGAGTTTGGCGAGCTGTTCGAGTTCGAAGGGCGAGCGGATGTCGCTCTTGGGGAACCGCATCCCGCCGTTGGGCCACTCGACCAAGGCGTTGCGCATGGCTTCCTCGGTGGTCGGCGCCCAGCTGAGGTGCAGCTGCAGCACGCGCGGCATCGTCGACGGGTCCTTGCCGGCGTCGCGGGCGCCCTCGTCGAACTTCGCGAACAGTCCGGCGATCTTCTCGATCGGCGCTCCCACGGTGATGAGGCCGTCGACGGTGCGTCCGGCGCGCTTGGCCGTGACCGGTCCCGCGGTAGCCACGAGGATCTCCGGCGCGACATCCGGCATCGTCCACAGCCGGGTCGACTCGAGCTTGAAGAATTGACCGCTGTGTTTGACGTCTTTGCCGGCGAGGGACGCGGCGAAGAGCTTCTTGATCACGTCGACCGCCTCGAACATACGGTTGATGCGCTCGGGCGCCTCCGGCCAGTACTGCCCGACGATGTGCTCGTTGAGGGCCTCGCCGGAGCCGATGCCCAACCAGTGACGGCCCGGGAACATCGCGGCCAGGGTCGCGCTCGCCTGGGCGACCATCGCCGGGTGGTACCGGAACGTCGGCGCGGTGACACCGGGACCCATGTCGCCCGTAGTGCGTTCGCCGATCGCGGAGA
Encoded here:
- the cofE gene encoding coenzyme F420-0:L-glutamate ligase translates to MLSVYAAAGIPEISPTSDLAQILGDALDGLLADGDILAVTSKIISKAEGRIVQAADREQAITDETVRVVATRAHPGGVTRIVENRLGMVAAAAGVDSSNTADGTVLLLPVDPDASAARLRAALQERFGIRIGIVITDTLGRAWREGQTDVTIGSSGVRLLDDLRGTLDSHGRRLDVTLPAVGDEIAAAADLVKGKSGGLPVAVVRGLGRLLDADAPGARVLIRRAEADMFRLGAAEAFAEGYAAGLAAAPEEAQ
- a CDS encoding AAA family ATPase translates to MNSIAARFEPGHEAASDVDHETLSIEEFFRSSRAIIGSVETVIDGKREAVEMALTVILAEGHLLIEDVPGVGKTMLARALAKSLDCSVSRIQFTPDLLPSDITGVSIYNQADREFEFKPGPVFANLVIGDEINRASPKTQSALLECMEEKQVTVDGTTYALASPFTVVATQNPIEMEGTYALPEAQRDRFMARISMGYPDSSAEIAMLRSRETRSPLEDVVPVVSGQQLSAMIHTARNVFVSQAVEQYVVRLSQATRTDPELRLGASPRATLQLVRAAKVRAALDGREFVLPDDINAIVAPVLAHRLIAANRSGGVARASVAEIIARIVAQTPVPLGAGGLAGHAG
- a CDS encoding DUF58 domain-containing protein, which produces MVLVIAAYSLGNEQFRFVACLLAALVGLCLLLVRYRAPRLTAARRFSVDVVSVGSPVTVTIDVTNGTVGRSSAAEWSDRLPWEPGATEPARLAGLPSARYSSRGTARLEYVLHPPRRGIVEIGPVAVERADPFGLSTRQTVLGDSRQLIVAPRITPLAGSGFSLAGGDGSVRASRRNTAGNNDDLMTREYRRGDALRRVHWRATARHGDLMVRQEEESSFPTARLVVDTRDDGYATSDAFEWALGMVASLGVHLVSAGFQLHLRETAPAQLVAPLEAGGGTGHDVEFLTSLARVALVVGRHDAPPSVAELDQHGPIFAVVSAPTADTLRWIVGQRAPNEHGVAILVDEPGSAAFETLSRAGWHCVAAHSTDDAAEVWAAALDDEGAGGESYGRSLFARSERGHG
- a CDS encoding TIGR03557 family F420-dependent LLM class oxidoreductase; the encoded protein is MTGLQVGYAAMLEQFHPREAVDLAVYAEAHGFSGVMAADHFQPWVPQQGQSSFVWNVLSAIGERTTGDMGPGVTAPTFRYHPAMVAQASATLAAMFPGRHWLGIGSGEALNEHIVGQYWPEAPERINRMFEAVDVIKKLFAASLAGKDVKHSGQFFKLESTRLWTMPDVAPEILVATAGPVTAKRAGRTVDGLITVGAPIEKIAGLFAKFDEGARDAGKDPSTMPRVLQLHLSWAPTTEEAMRNALVEWPNGGMRFPKSDIRSPFELEQLAKLVRPEDFDGRMIVDSDPEVHRAHIQRYVDLGFDRIYLHNVGRNQREWIDVFGRDVLPKLVR
- the cofC gene encoding 2-phospho-L-lactate guanylyltransferase codes for the protein MTESHFPTSRQSARSEIERAAVEQFESRPRDTGIRRTGKPVRETHVAEPTREWIVVIPVKGTGEAKSRLGDGHPDRAALAQALALDTVAAALAAASVVLVLVVTTAEAAPAFDDLGAFVVIEEQPSGLAAAIADGLDVATDLGAPGRGVAVLLGDLPALQPAELAAALAAATAHELSMVPDADGTGTALIAAADGAVHATAFGAGSRAAHAAAGYVELAVDADSGLRRDVDTPQQLADLAPRVGRFTAEVLG
- the cofD gene encoding 2-phospho-L-lactate transferase: MKITVLSGGVGGARFLRGVREHARGIPEAEITAVVNTGDDMWLTSLRIAPDLDSIMYTLAGENDEERGWGRVGETERVSGELRAYGIGWPWFTLGDLDIGTHLARTDLLRSGMPLSAVTDRITSRWDLGVHLIPATDDEVETHVTVEGGELHFQEWWTKHRATVPALGFVQHYVENSTPAPGVLAAIADADVVLIAPSNPVVSIGTILGIPGIRAAVAATSARVVGVSPIIAGAVVRGMADACLTAIGVETSAEAVGLHYGARSAGGILDAWLIDETDAAAVPALEAAGIAARAVPLWMRDPATSAQLAADALAL